AAACCGCGCTTCAGGTACATCGCGCGCAGCCACGGATGGCTGGTGGCGGTGCCCAGCGACACCGCAGGCGCTTTCAGCTCGTCACGCAGCACCTCCTGTTCCAGCCAGCTCAGCAGCTGGTTGCCGTAACCCTGGCCGTTAAACGCCGGATGGGCGCCAAACCAGCCGATATGCGGCAGGCCAAAAGGCCCCGGCAGCGGCCCCCAGGGATAACGAATGGTTACCGAGGCGACCATCTGCTGATCAATAAACAGGGCATACACCCCATGCTGTTGCAAATGGCCTGTGACTTTCGCCAGGTCCGCCGTCGCCGCATCAAAATGAATCCCCAGTGCTTTGACCGGGGCGTAAGCCGCGAGCATCAGCGCCAGATAGTCATCACGGTCAGCAGTGGTAAGCGCACGGTAGTGGGCTGTCATGGGGTAAGTTCCTCTTGCGGTGATAAATGACCGGACTGACGGGCAAAGTTAATCACCTCATCCACTTTTTGCGGCGCGCTACCGATGTAACTGGCCGGATCGAGCCAGCGCTCCAGCTCGGCCGGGGTCATGCTGGCGGCAATCACCGGCTGTTCCAGCAGTAGCGCCTGGAAAGATCGCTGTTGCTCCCAGGCCTGCATGGCGCACTGATAAATCAGATGATGGGCGCTCTGCTTGCCGAGCTTTTTGCCGGTTTCAAACATCACTTTTTCCGACAGCATCAGACCATCCTGCATTTGCAGGTTGGCCAGCATGCGCGGCTTATTGACGGTGATATCCGGCAGAATGGCGCGCGCGCTCTGTAACTGGGCCGATAAATAGATGCAGATCTCCGGCAGCGCCAGCCACTCTGCGCGCCAGCTCATCGCATCGCGTTCGTGTTCAACATGCATCGAGTGATAAATCAGACTGGCGCTGCTCAGCAGCGGCGCGGTTAAGCTGGCTAATCCTTCCAGCGCCGCCGGATTGCGTTTATGCGGCATGGTGGTGGAGCCAATTTTACCGATGCTGAACGGCTCTTCGATCTCGCTGATCTCCGTGCGCATCAGGTTATAAAGTTCGTTACCGATCTTGCCCAGCGTGCCGCTGATCAGCACCGCCACTGAAGCAAACTCGGAGAAGCGATCGCGTGCCGCCTGCCAGCCTATATTGGGGGTGTTTAATCCCAGCTGTTGCAGCGCCAGACGCTCAACCCGTGGACCTGCCTCACCAAGCGCGGCGTGGGTGCATATTGCACCACTGAGATTGCCGGTCAACAGGCGTGGGGCAATCTGCTGCAGGCGATCAAGATGACGGATAAATTCATCCAGCCAGACCGCGACCTTAAAGCCAAAGGTGGTGGGTTGCGCCTGCATGCCGTGGGTGCGACCCGCCATCAGGGTATACTGATGCTGTTTCGCCAGCTTTATCAGTGTTTCACTGAGCGCCACACAGTCACGCACAATGATTGCCAGCGCCTGCTTAAGCTGTAAAACCGTGGCGGTATCGACAATATCCTGGGTGGTGACGCCGTAATGAATATATTCACCAGCCTCGCCGCACTGCTGTTGTAGCGCCTTCAGCGTCGGCATCAGCGAATGTTTCATCTGCGCCGCGGCGCTGGCGATGGCGTCAATATCCAGCAGGCTGGCGTCCGCCCGGCTGGCAATCGCGTCAGCCGCCTGTTGTGGAATAATGCCCAGCTTACCTTCGGCTACCGCCAGCGCCACTTCGACGCTGACCTGTTGCGTCAGTCGGTTATGCTCTGACCAGATATTGCGCATTTCTGCGGTGCCAAAATTATTGCCAATTAAAAGATAATCGATTGGATGTGAGGCCATTAATATCTCATTATTTTAAGGGTTAATTTTACGGTGTCGGAATCGATAAATTAATTACGCTTCCGCTACCTGAAATTAGCCTTAGTTTCCTCTATCATTTCTTTGATCCAGCACAGCGCGCAAGTGTTTTACTGGCTATAGCTGAATTTCATCTATACTTTTGCGAATTTATGAAAAGCAAATGGCCAGTATGTGATTGCTTATTTTTAATTTTCTCGTAGCATAATGAAAAAGAACTCTTTCTCAGATCATATTTACCCTGATTATTCCTCTTTAATTGGGTCATATTTTTTCTCTCTGCCGGGAACGGGATTTTTATGCCCGTTATTTAATGCATAAATAAACAGGTTATTATCGTGCTTGCCATAAAATCACCGCACAGCTATTACCATCAGTCCGGTCTGATTGCCCGGGCGGGTGAATATATCGCGCCGCTGGCGACCCGCATCGCTATTATTACCAGCCCGCAAGCCTGGCAGGCGGTTAATCCGCAGCTGGAAACCAGCCTGCGGCAACACAACATTGATTATCAGGTCGATTTCCTTGCTGGCGCATGCAGCGATGTGGCGGTTGACCACCATCAGGCTCGCACCGGACAGTATGGCGCGAGCTTAGTGCTGGGGGTTGGCGGCGGCCGGGTGGTGGATTGCGCCAAAGCGGTGGCGAACCGTTTTGCGCAGATGGAACTGGTTACCCTGCCAACGGTGGCCGCGACCTGCGCCGCCTGGTCGCCGGTCAGTATTATCTATAACGCACAGGGTGGACAGGAGCGCAGCGTACCGATGGCGCGGATGCCGGCGCGAGTGCTGGTCGATCCGGAAGTGATTGCGCAGAGTGATGTGCGTTTTCTGAAGGCTGGCATTATTGATGCGCTGGCCAAGTGGTATGAATTTGTCCCTTATCAGCAGCAAGATCCCGACAGCCTGTCGCTGAAGCTGAAAGTTCAGGCGGCGCGGATGGCGGTAGAGGTGTTTGAGCAATATGGCGCTGAAGCGGTACGTGACAATCAGCAGCATAAAGTGACACCGGCGCTGATTAAAGTGATTGACGCGAATATTGCGCTGGCCGGGCTGGCCAACAGTATGCGCGATGAAACCCCGACGCCTGGCGTGGCCCATGCGATTCATAACCGTCTTACGCACCAGCCGGAATTGCATCACTGGTTGCATGGCGAAAAAGTCGGTTTCTGTCTGCTGGTACAGTCGCTGCTGGAGAGCCAGAACGGTCAGCCCGATGAAAAACTGCTGTCACTGCTGCGCCAGTATGATGCGCCGCTGACGCTGTCACCGCTGCATGGCGATCGCGCCGCCGTTCTGGCGACCATTGCGCAGGAAGTAAAATTCTCTGCGGCCAATGCTGCGCGCTTACCTTTCTCACTTGCCGCCAGCGCCATTGAACAGGCGCTGCTGGCAACCGATCGCGCTTTTTGATTTCCTAAGGATCGAATATGTCTGATACCTCAACCAGCCGCCGTCAGCTGCGTCTTGGACTTTTTGTGCAGCCGCTGGGGCATCATGTCAGTGGCTGGCGTATGACGCAGCAGCTCGGCTCGCCGACTGATATTGAATGGCTGACGTGGATTGCGCGCAAAGCCGAAGAGGGTACCTTTGATATGTTTTTCGTCGGCGATGCGCTGGCGACCAGCGTCTATCGTTTGCCGTCAACCATGGCGCGCCTTGAGCCGCTGACGCTGTTATCGGCGCTGGCGGTGCAGACTAAACATATCGGACTGGCGGCTACCGCCTCCACCACCTTTAGCGATCCGTTTAATCTGGCGCGTATTTTCTCCTCGCTGGATCATATCAGCCACGGGCGTGCGGCATGGAATGTGGTGACTTCGTTCTCTACTGATGTGGCGCGCAATTTCAGCCGTGACGATATGCCGGGCCATGCAGAGCGTTATGCCACTGCCCATGAGTTTCTTGAGGTGGCATTCAAGCTATGGCAGGGCTGGCAGGAAGGCGCGGTGCAGCCGGATAAACAGAGCGGGCAATATTTTGTCGATGAGAAGATCCAGCCGATCAATCATCAGGGCAAACATTTCCAGGTGCAGGGACCGCTGAATATTACCCGCTCGCCGCAGGGGCGTCCGGTGATTATTGAGGCGGGTTCGTCAGCCGATGGACAGAAACTGGCGGCGGCTACCGCCGAAGTGGTGTTTACCGCTGCGGCCACGCTGGAAGATGCGCAGGCCTTCTACCGTTCGCAGAAACAGCTGGTGGTGGATGCCGGACGTCATCCCGATCATCTGCTGATCCTGCCGGGCGTGATGCCGATTGTCGGCCACACCCGTGAAGAAGCCTGGGCGACCTGGCGCGAACTCAATCAGCTGGTGGATATCGATAACGGGATTAAACAGCTCTCCACCCGTTTTGGCATGGACTTAAGCCAGTTTCCGCTGGATGGCCCGGTGCCGGAAGCACCGAATATTGAAGGTGGACAGAGCCGGGTAAAATTGCTGACCGATTTAGCCGAGCGCGAAAATCTGACGCTGCGTGAGCTGGCGGCGATCGCCGCCGGGTCCCGTGGGCATCGGGTGCTGGTCGGCACCGCTGAAGAGATCGCCGATGATTTCCAGCGCTGGCTGGAGCAGGGGGGCGCCGATGGCTTTAATATCATGCCAGCGATTATGCCGGAGCAGCTGTCGCTGTTTGTCGAGCTGGTGATCCCGGAGTTAAGACGTCGTGGCCTGTTCCGTGAGGAATACCAGTACAGCACGCTGCGGCAAAATCTTGGCTTGCCAGCGCCAGAAAAGGTCTAACTCTATGATTCTGCCCCTCTTCAGCCACTTCGGCTGAAGAGGGGCGTTAGCATGCTGTGTCGAACTTTTAGGCGTTCGCACTTCCTTTGTGAACAAAGGACTTGCCATCATTTTCGAACAAGGCCATAATAGCGTCCATTCCTGATAGGGGAATGGTTAAAAACCTTTTCTAATCAAAAGGTTAGAGATCGAAATTGGGTCTCGGAATGTAAAAAAATGATTTTCGCTGTTTACAGCAACCAGTTCCAAAGCGGGAATAGCTCAGTTGGTAGAGCACGACCTTGCCAAGGTCGGGGTCGCGAGTTCGAGTCTCGTTTCCCGCTCCAAAATATGATTTTGCTGTCTTACAGCACACCAGTAGTTCCTAAGCGGGAATAGCTCAGTTGGTAGAGCACGACCTTGCCAAGGTCGGGGTCGCGAGTTCGAGTCTCGTTTCCCGCTCCAGGTTTTCTTCTTACCTTTTCCAGATGAATTATCCACAGCGATAACCCACCTGCGCATCCGTATGTTTCCAGTTTGTCAAAATGTTTTAAACAGAGTTATCCACAGGCGTACTGTTTTTAATCGCGATCAAACTTATCAGCATTTTCTTACATATACTTATTACTTTACTGAATTTAAACGAAAAATTATTATTTCAATTTGTTAGCTGGATCACTTGTTGTGCCTGTGACAGTTGAATGACAACGCTTTTTTATTTTTATTCACAGCATGTGGAAAACGTTTTTCTGCCCGCAGCGCAACTAATTGTACATTTATGCATCGCGCGGTAATCCCTTCTCAATGGCGCGAACCAGTCGTTTTTGCTGTGGGCGTTGTACTTCAATCGTGTGTTCAGCGCGTTTGTTCTGCTGCTGGCTAATCGACCAGTGGATATGTTCATCCAGCATGGCGTTTTCGCCCAGCCTTGAGCTCAGCGAAGCGATGATTTCCTCATCCCAGGGCGCGTTGCCCATCGCCACCGCCACATTGCGCAGCCAGCGCAGATGACCAATGCGGCGTATCGCCGATCCTTCGGTAATACGCAAAAATTTTGTTTCATCCCAGGCGAAAAGCTCGGTTAAAGGCGGGGCATGCAATACTGCGCGTGGGCTGAAGTCATCCTCATCAGTGAGCTGGCCATAGCGATTCCATGGACAAATCAGCTGGCAATCATCACAGCCATAGATGCGGTTGCCAATCAGCGGGCGAAATTCTTCCGGGATCGCGCCTTCCAGCTCAATCGTCAGATACGAGATACAGCGTCGCGCATCGACCACATAGGGTTCGACAATCGCGCCGGTCGGGCAGGTGGTGATACAGGCAACGCAGCGGCCACAGTTCTCTTCCTGCGGCTGATCGACCGGTAGCGGGATATCAATTAACAGCTCGCCCAGAAAAAACCAGGAACCTGCCTCACGATTAAGTATCAAAGAGTGTTTACCGGTCCAGCCTAAACCGGCTTTGGCGGCCAGCGGGCGCTCCAGCAGCGGCGCGGAGTCGACAAACGGGCGATATTGCGCGTCGCCACAGCGTTCGCGGATCATATCGCCAAGCTTTTTCAGGCGATTGCGCAATACTTTGTGATAATCACGACCCAGCGCATAACGACTAACATATCCCAGACGCGGATTTTTTAACGTGCTGGCAAACGCTGCTTTGGCGGGCAGATAGTTCATCCGCACGCTAATCACGCGCAGTGTCCCGGGCAACAGTTCATGCGGACGGGCGCGCATCATGCCATGACGCGCCATCCAGTCCATTTCGCCATGGTACTGTTTGTCCAGCCATGCCTGCAGGCGCGGTTCTTCCGCGGTTAAATCGGTATCACAAATACCGACTTGCTGAAAACCGAGAGAGAGGCCCCACTGTTTTATATCCAGGGCAAGCTGATGAAGATCGAGAGGGTGCGACATGACTGACCATAACCAAAAAGAAAACCAGCGCAGTTTACCACACTCTGTCTGGCCTGCGCAGGCGCTGGGCCAGCTGGAAATCAGCGCCGCCGATACCCTTGGCATTACGCTGTTCGAACTGATGCAACGCGCCGGTGGCGCAGCCTTTGAACATCTTCGCCGTCGCTGGCCCGCGGCGCAGCACTGGCTGATTTTATGTGGCCACGGCAATAACGGCGGCGATGGCTATATTATTGCGCGACTGGCGCAGGCGGCCGGGTTGCACGTGACGCTGCTGGCCTGTGAAGGCAGCAAAGCGCTGCCGGAAGAGGCGCAGGCTGCGCGTGACGGCTGGCTGGCGGCGGGCGGAGTGATTCATGCCGCCGATGCCCTGTGGCCAGAACGGGTTGAGGTGATTGTTGATGCCCTGTTGGGCACCGGCTTAAACCGTCCGCCGCAAGCGCCTTACGACGCGCTGATTGCCAGAGCCAATCAGCATCCGGCGCCGGTGTTTGCCGTTGATATTCCTTCCGGCTTGCAGGCCAGCAATGGCGTTGCGGCTGGCGAGGCGATGGTGGCGGCAGAGACGCTGACGTTTATTGCGCTGAAACCTGGCCTGCTGACTGGTAAAGCGCGCGACTATGTCGGGGAATTACACCATCACGCACTGGGGCTGGAAGCCTGGCTGAGCGCGCAGCAGGCACCGATGGCGCGTTATGATGCACAACGGTTATCTGACTGGCTGAAACCGCGGCGCGCCACGTCGCACAAAGGCGATAATGGCCGTTTATTGATTATTGGTGGCGACCACGGCACTGCTGGCGCCATCCGCATGACCGGGGAAGCGGCGCTGCGTAGCGGTGCAGGATTAGTGCGAGTACTCACTCACAAAGAGAATATCGCTCCGCTGCTGACCGCAGTGCCGGAATTGATGGTGCAGGATTTAACGGCGCAAAGTCTTGATGACGGGCTGGAATGGGCCGATGTGATCGTTATCGGCCCTGGTCTCGGTCAGGGAGAATGGGCTAAGAAGGCACTGAAAAAGGTCGAAAATAGCCGTAAACCGATGCTTTGGGACGCAGATGCGCTTAACCTGCTGGCAATCAGCC
This is a stretch of genomic DNA from Winslowiella toletana. It encodes these proteins:
- a CDS encoding GNAT family N-acetyltransferase, with amino-acid sequence MTAHYRALTTADRDDYLALMLAAYAPVKALGIHFDAATADLAKVTGHLQQHGVYALFIDQQMVASVTIRYPWGPLPGPFGLPHIGWFGAHPAFNGQGYGNQLLSWLEQEVLRDELKAPAVSLGTATSHPWLRAMYLKRGFQPMHETDLGKGHITLYMKKVLDDASHAGWLARQPVRETRTLTGV
- the nnr gene encoding bifunctional ADP-dependent NAD(P)H-hydrate dehydratase/NAD(P)H-hydrate epimerase, with translation MTDHNQKENQRSLPHSVWPAQALGQLEISAADTLGITLFELMQRAGGAAFEHLRRRWPAAQHWLILCGHGNNGGDGYIIARLAQAAGLHVTLLACEGSKALPEEAQAARDGWLAAGGVIHAADALWPERVEVIVDALLGTGLNRPPQAPYDALIARANQHPAPVFAVDIPSGLQASNGVAAGEAMVAAETLTFIALKPGLLTGKARDYVGELHHHALGLEAWLSAQQAPMARYDAQRLSDWLKPRRATSHKGDNGRLLIIGGDHGTAGAIRMTGEAALRSGAGLVRVLTHKENIAPLLTAVPELMVQDLTAQSLDDGLEWADVIVIGPGLGQGEWAKKALKKVENSRKPMLWDADALNLLAISPEKRQNRVITPHPGEAARLLNVKTAEIESDRLHAAQRLVKRYGGVVVLKGSGTLIASQQGEIAFADVGNAGMGSGGMGDVLSGIIGALLGQKLSLYDAACAGCVVHGAAADARAARYGTRGMLATDLLSELYLFVNPEISNTKA
- the queG gene encoding tRNA epoxyqueuosine(34) reductase QueG gives rise to the protein MSHPLDLHQLALDIKQWGLSLGFQQVGICDTDLTAEEPRLQAWLDKQYHGEMDWMARHGMMRARPHELLPGTLRVISVRMNYLPAKAAFASTLKNPRLGYVSRYALGRDYHKVLRNRLKKLGDMIRERCGDAQYRPFVDSAPLLERPLAAKAGLGWTGKHSLILNREAGSWFFLGELLIDIPLPVDQPQEENCGRCVACITTCPTGAIVEPYVVDARRCISYLTIELEGAIPEEFRPLIGNRIYGCDDCQLICPWNRYGQLTDEDDFSPRAVLHAPPLTELFAWDETKFLRITEGSAIRRIGHLRWLRNVAVAMGNAPWDEEIIASLSSRLGENAMLDEHIHWSISQQQNKRAEHTIEVQRPQQKRLVRAIEKGLPRDA
- a CDS encoding LLM class flavin-dependent oxidoreductase; this encodes MSDTSTSRRQLRLGLFVQPLGHHVSGWRMTQQLGSPTDIEWLTWIARKAEEGTFDMFFVGDALATSVYRLPSTMARLEPLTLLSALAVQTKHIGLAATASTTFSDPFNLARIFSSLDHISHGRAAWNVVTSFSTDVARNFSRDDMPGHAERYATAHEFLEVAFKLWQGWQEGAVQPDKQSGQYFVDEKIQPINHQGKHFQVQGPLNITRSPQGRPVIIEAGSSADGQKLAAATAEVVFTAAATLEDAQAFYRSQKQLVVDAGRHPDHLLILPGVMPIVGHTREEAWATWRELNQLVDIDNGIKQLSTRFGMDLSQFPLDGPVPEAPNIEGGQSRVKLLTDLAERENLTLRELAAIAAGSRGHRVLVGTAEEIADDFQRWLEQGGADGFNIMPAIMPEQLSLFVELVIPELRRRGLFREEYQYSTLRQNLGLPAPEKV
- a CDS encoding iron-containing alcohol dehydrogenase family protein produces the protein MLAIKSPHSYYHQSGLIARAGEYIAPLATRIAIITSPQAWQAVNPQLETSLRQHNIDYQVDFLAGACSDVAVDHHQARTGQYGASLVLGVGGGRVVDCAKAVANRFAQMELVTLPTVAATCAAWSPVSIIYNAQGGQERSVPMARMPARVLVDPEVIAQSDVRFLKAGIIDALAKWYEFVPYQQQDPDSLSLKLKVQAARMAVEVFEQYGAEAVRDNQQHKVTPALIKVIDANIALAGLANSMRDETPTPGVAHAIHNRLTHQPELHHWLHGEKVGFCLLVQSLLESQNGQPDEKLLSLLRQYDAPLTLSPLHGDRAAVLATIAQEVKFSAANAARLPFSLAASAIEQALLATDRAF
- the purB gene encoding adenylosuccinate lyase, with translation MASHPIDYLLIGNNFGTAEMRNIWSEHNRLTQQVSVEVALAVAEGKLGIIPQQAADAIASRADASLLDIDAIASAAAQMKHSLMPTLKALQQQCGEAGEYIHYGVTTQDIVDTATVLQLKQALAIIVRDCVALSETLIKLAKQHQYTLMAGRTHGMQAQPTTFGFKVAVWLDEFIRHLDRLQQIAPRLLTGNLSGAICTHAALGEAGPRVERLALQQLGLNTPNIGWQAARDRFSEFASVAVLISGTLGKIGNELYNLMRTEISEIEEPFSIGKIGSTTMPHKRNPAALEGLASLTAPLLSSASLIYHSMHVEHERDAMSWRAEWLALPEICIYLSAQLQSARAILPDITVNKPRMLANLQMQDGLMLSEKVMFETGKKLGKQSAHHLIYQCAMQAWEQQRSFQALLLEQPVIAASMTPAELERWLDPASYIGSAPQKVDEVINFARQSGHLSPQEELTP